In Candidatus Manganitrophus morganii, the genomic window GCATTCTTTTTTGGAGAGAGCCTTCCCGATCGTGCCTCAGCGCAGCTGATGGGGGCGATGCTCTATCAAGGAATCGTCGTCGGCGCCTTCTGCTTCGTCGCTTCCACCGTCTTGTTGAAACGCTACGCGGCCAGCAGCATCGCTTCGTTCTCGGTCTTGGTCCCCTTTTTCGGCGTGACCCTGAGCCATCTTTTCCTCGGAGATCCGCTCACCCCCCATCTGACGATCGGCGGCGGAATGATCATTCTTGGAATCGGCATCGTGAACATCCGATGGCCGTTGATCCCGCCTGAGTAGGAATCGGAGGGGCGATCCCCCCGCGGCGGCCCGCATTAACCGATTCAGAACAAGACAGGGGAGGCACAGGGGCCTGCCTTACGGCAGGTTCGGTCCGGTGGTCACTCGGACCGAGCGGGGCTGTCTTCCGGCGGCGACCTGGCCGAAGGGGGTCAGCAGGCCGGTGGTCTGATCGATCGAGAAAATCGAGAGGTTATTTGAATTAAGATTGGCGACGTAGACGAACCGGCCCGACCGGTCGATGGTGATCGACCGCGGGCCGGCGCCCCCCCGGATCGCGCCAAGCGGGCTGAGCGTCCCGCTTTCCGGATCGATCCGATAGATCGAGATGTCGTTCGTCGCGGAATTCGCCACATAGGCGAATCGGCCGGAGGGATCGACGGCGATCGAGAAAGCCTGTCCCCCCGCGGGGACGACGCCGCTCCTCGTGAGCCGGCCGGTCGCCGGATCGACCCGAAACGACCAGACATCGTCGCTGTCATAGTGCGAAACATAGACGAATGCCCCCGAGGGGTGAACCGCCACGGAAATCGGGGCGCGGCCCGCGCCGATCTCGCCGAGACGGGTTAACAATCCCGACTCGGAATCGACCCGGTACATCGAGACATTATTCGTGCTGTAATTCGCCACATAGGCAAATCGACCGAGCGGGTCGATCGCGACCGAAACCGAGCTGATTCCCGCATCGGCCGTCCCGAGCACCGTCAAAACGCCGGTTTCGGGATCGATCCGGTAAATCCAAACATCGTCCGCCGCGTTTTCATTCGCCGAATAAGCGAATCGGCCCGACGGATCGAAGTTGATCGAATAGATCCCGGCGCCGGTCGGAGCGCTCCCCCGCGCGGTGAGATTCCCGGTCGCGGGATCGATCGCATAGATCGAAATATCGTTTGAGGCGAAATTGCCGGCATAAACGAACCGCCCCGTCGGATCGACGCCGATTGGATACGGATCGCGCCCGGCCGGAATGGAGCCGATCTGCGCCAGCGCGCCGTTCTCAGGATTGACGGAAAAGATCGAAACATCTCCGGAAGCGGAATTCGTGCTGTAGGCGAATCGCGGGGCCAAGGCTTCCACCGGGAAGACTTCGGCCGTCGCTTCGGCCCGCTTGGTCGGATCGGAGACGCTCGTTGCAACGACATGATAACGTCCCGGCGCGGTCGGAGCGGTGTAGTTTCCATCGGAATCGATCGACCCGCCGACCGTCCCCTCTTCGATCTCCCAGCTCACGGCGGTCCGGTCGCTTGCCGAAACGGTGGCGGCAAAGCGAAAGCGCCCCCCCGGCGGGAGGGTGACGGCCGCCGGCTCGATCGCCACCGAAATGATCGGCAGGGTGATCACCTCCACCTCGGCGATGGCGCGGACCGCCGGATCGTCCAGGCTCACCGCGACGATATGATAAACCCCGGGGAGCCCGGGAGCGGTGTAATTTCCATCGGGAGTGATCGACCCGCCGCTCTCCCCCTCTTGAACTTCCCACCGAACCGCCGGGTCGGTTCCATCGGTCCTTTCGGCCTTGAAGGTTTGCCGGGTCCCGGTGGTTACGACCGTCTCCCCCGGGGTCACCTGGATCGGAGCATTCTCGTCTCCACCGACCTGATCCCCCCCGATCGGCGCGACCCCGGTCCCCCCTCTGCTTCCCTCATCGCTGCAGGCGGTCAGCCCGCAAAGTACAACGGCAAAAAAGATAACAATCACCCTTTTCATATCGGCCCTTTCTCCACTGGACGTAATGCGGATAACAGGTTCTCTGTAATTAAGATTACCAACGGAGCGATTGTTTCCGCCATTGGTAAGCCGACTTACTTCAAGGGGGGAAAAGGCCTATATTCCGATAGGAAAGTGACATGCCCCCTCCGGATGAACTTCCGGAGGGGGGATATTGGAAAGAGATTAGTCCTGAAGGTGAGGTTCCTGCAGCGGCACGAGTTTCTCGACATCGGGGAGGTGCGCTTCTTCATCGAGGGCTTCGATTTCGTCCATCAGCGGAATGCTCCAGAGGACCAACGCAAGATGATCGGAAGGGGTCGGATGCCGGGGCGAGACGGTATGATAGGTCAGTTCGATATGGGTCTTCTCATCCTCCCAAACGATGGTTGGACCGGGACGCTGCTCCTTCGGTTTTCCGTAGGCGCCGGCCCACTTCGGGAGGAGCGCTTCCAGCTCGCCCGGATTGTTGGTGTCCCGGAACCGGACATGGATGATCGTCAGTCCGAACTTGGGATGAAATCCGAGGCTGACCGACCGGATGTCGGGCTCTCCCAGCGCCCCTCCTGAAACGGTCAACTCGCCGGGGGCCGGTCCTTGCACCGCCCAAGGTTCGTTGTCATGCGTATGTTTGGGGGGGGCCAACTGAACCTGATAGGCCGACATGAACTCCGGCTGCGTCATCCCCCACGTCGCCTTGCCGAAACCGGGGGGCAGGGCCGCCTCGGCTTCCACGCCGACGGTCAAGAGAAAAATCATCGTTATCAGCTGTATGCTCTTCTTCATCGCACCGTTTCCTTTAACCAACCAACGACGTCGGCAATCACCCGTTCCCGGCCGATCTCGTTGAAAACTTCATGATAAAACCCCTCATACCAGAGGATCTTTTTTTTCGCGGAGCCGATCCGCTCAAACAAGGCGCGCGCCCCCGACGGAAAGACGATCCGGTCCTGGCTTCCCTGCAAGAGGAGGGTCGGCAGGACGATCTTCCCGGCATCCTGATGGAGATGGTCGTTCATCTTTCCGAACTCGACATAAAAACGGGGGGTCCCGGCCCGCTGCACCAGCGGATCGTTCCGGAAGGCGACCCCAATCGCCGGATCATGGCTGAGCCAATCCGGAACGCTCGGGTAACGGACCGGACGCGACGGAAGAAGACGATTCAACAGGGCGCCGATAAAACGGAGACGAAACGGAAGCGCCGGAACATCATACGCCGGAGCCGATAAGACCAACCCGTCGGCCGCGTTCGGATAATCGATGCAGAAGGCGGCCGAGACCGCGCCGCCAAAGCTATGTCCCAGGATCACCACTTTCCGATCGGGATGCGTTTCCCGGACAAAATCAAGAACGCGCTTCAGATCGTGGAGCATGTCGGTGTAGCGTTCCATGTGGGTCCGCGAGCCGTCCGACTCTCCGAATCCCCGCTGGTCGTAAGCATAAGAGGCAAACCCCTCTTTCGCCAGATCGAGCTGAAGGCGCCGATACCTCCCCCGGTGCTCGCTCAGGCCGTGGACGACGACGAGAACCATTTCGATCGGATCGGGAAGCACGGCGGAAAAAGAGAGGGCGGTCGCGTCGTGGAGGATCGTTCCCCCCTTGCAAACGATCCGACCGACGGAGTCGGTCTTATCCTCCGACGGGGCGGCCATAAAGGGTACCCGAAGAGACATTATCGATCTGCACGGAGACCATCGTCCCCGGTCCGAAGGGGGTTTTCGGAAAGACGACGGTGGTGTTCCCTTCCGTCTTCCCCATCTGATGGCCGGGCCGTTTTTCGGCCTCGCCGTCGATCAGGACGGTCAGGGTCCGGCCGATTTTCTCCCGGTTTTTCTCAAGCGAGATCGCCCGCTGCAAATCGATCAGACGGACGATCCGATCGGTCTTCACCTCGGACGGGACATCGTCGGGATATTTTCGCGACGCAATCGTTCCCTTCCGCTCCGAGTATTTGAAGATATAGGCGCTGTCGAATTGACAGTCCTTAAACAGGCCGACCGTCTCCTGAAAATCTTCTTCCGTCTCCGTGGGGAAGCCGACGATAATGTCGGTCGTCAGCGCAATCTCCGGGATCGTCCGGCGGATCTCCTCCACCAATCCGAGATACTCTTTCCGTGTATAGGTTCGGGCCATTAGGTCGAGGATCCGGTCGCTTCCTGCTTGGAGCGGAAGGTGGATATGTTTGCAGATGTGAGGGTGCGACCCGATCGCTTCCAACAGCGGCTTCGGGAAGTCTTTCGGATGGGGCGAGGTGAAACGGACCCGCTCGATTCCGGGAACGTCGGCCACTTTGAGAATGAGATCGGCGAATCGGCGCCCTTCATCTCGGTAGGAATTGACGTTCTGTCCGAGGAGGGTTACCTGGCGATACCCCTTCTCCGCGAGCGACGTGACCTCGCCCAAAATGTTCTCGATCGACCGGCTTCGCTCCCTTCCCCGCGTGTAAGGGACGACGCAGAAGGTGCAGAAGTTGTCGCAGCCCCGCATGATCGCCACCCAAGCGTTGACCCCTTCAACGCGGGTCGGCGCGATGTCGCCGTAGGTTTCGTATTCGGAGAGATACGCTTCGATCTCTTGTCGATCGGTCCCGATCACTTCGTCGATCAATCGAGGAAGCGCCCGGTAGCTGTCGGGTCCGACGACCAGACTGACCACCGGATGATCGAAGAGCTCCTCTTTAAGGTTCTGCGCCATGCAGCCGAGGACGCCGACAATAAAGTGTTTCTTCTCCTTCTTTAGGGGACGGAGGATGTCGAGCCTCCCGTAGATTTTCCGGTGGGCGTTTTCGCGGATGGCGCAGGTGTTGATCAAAACCACCTCCGCTTCTTCGACCGCCGCCGTCATCTCATGGCCGTGCGGCGTCAGGATCGAGCGGATCAGCTCCGAGTCGTATTCGTTCATCTGACAGCCGTAGGTTTCGAGATACACTTTCATCGGATTTCCTCAATCAGCTTCCCGATCGCCAGCCCATCGGCCGCTGCTTCGATCCGGACCGAGCCGAGCCGGCCGGAGAGATCCCGGTCGCTCTCCACCCCCACCCGGATGTAATTCGGGGTGAGACCGCAAAAGAGCCCCGCTTCATTGCGCGTCTCGAAGAGGACCTCGACGCTCCCGCCGATCGCGCCCGAGTAAAACGCCTTCCGCCGCTGCCGGGAGAGATCACACAACATCCGGGAGCGCTCCTTGATGACCTTCGACGGCACCGGCGCGAGATCCATTTTGGTCACCCGGGTCCCCTTCCGCTTCGAAAAAGGGAAGACATGGAGGTAGGAAAAAGGAAGCGAATCAATCAGAGCAAGGGTCTCGGCGAATTCCTTCTCCCCTTCCCCCGGAAATCCGACCATCACATCGGTCCCCAATCCCAGATTCGGAACCCGCGCCGTCGCCTCCCGAACGAAATCGATATACTCCCGCCGCGTATATCGCCGCCCCATCGCCGAGAGGACGGCGTCGCTCCCGCTCTGGAGCGGGAGATGAAGATAGGGACAGAGCTTCCCCCCCCGCGCCATTTGATCGAGAATCCGGTCGGAGACGGTCGTCGGCTCGATCGAAGAGATCCGGATCCGATGAAGTCCGTCAATCGTCTCCAGCGCCTCGATCAGGTCGGCCAGGTCCTCCCCTTCCGATCGATATTCGCCGAGGTTCACCCCGGTGAGAACGATCTCCCGATGGCCGCGCGCCACCCAGATCGACGTCTCCAACAAAATATCGTCCTGCTTCCGGCTTCGCTCCCGTCCCCGCGTCGTCGGGATGATGCAGAAGGAGCAGAAGAAATCGCAGCCGTCCTGGATCTTGATGTTTGGCCGGGTCGCCTTGTCGAAGGCGGCGTAGCTTTCGATCGTAAAATCGTTCCGGCCGATCTTCGAGGTATGGAAAACCATCGGCGTCGGCCGCTTCGCCGGCGGCCTCCCGTCGAGCAGCTCCTCGACCAGCTTCGGCAGATCCATCTTGAATTCGGTCCCGGCGATCAGATCGATCCCCGGCATCTTCCGGAGCGCGTCGGTCCCGACCTGGGCATAACAGCCGGTCACGGCGATGAAGGTCTTCGGGTTTTGCTTGAGGATCTTCCGGATCAGGTTGCGGCACTTCGCCTCGGCCTGCTCGGTCACCGAGCAGGTGTTGATCACGGCGAGATCGGCTTCGTTCTTTTCATCGACGACCTGATAACCGGCCGAATAAAATCCGGCGCCGAGCGAAGCGCTCTCGGATTGATTTAATCGGCAGCCGAGCGTATGAAAAGAAATGGTCGGTTTACCCGGCGAAAAGATTTGAAGGAGTCGATCTGTCGCGGAGGAGGTGTCATCGACCGCAGACCGGGTTTCGCTCCGCATTCTCGTTATCCCCTTGCCCACGATCGGGGCATCAGCAGTCGCTCGACGATCTCTCCCTTGAGGAGATGTTTTTCGATCACTTCCAAAGCGTCTTCCCGGTTTTTCACGGTGTACCAAACCCCTTCCGGGTAGATCACAACCGACGGTCCCATCGCGCAGGTATCGAGGCAGCCGGCCTGGTTGGCGCGGACAACTCCCTTCAATCCCCGGTTCGCGATCTCTTCCTTGAAGAACGACCGAAGATCGTCGGCCCCCTTCGTGGCGCAGCATCCCTTTGAATCACCCGCCGGACGCCGATTGGTGCAGATAAAAAGATGATACTTATACTTTGACATTATCCCCTTTGTCCCTCTTTTCTATTCTGTAGGGGCGTGATTCATCACGCCCTGATCTATTTTAAACAGAAAACACAGGGCGCAATGAATTGCGCCCCTACGATTTCTCCTCCAGAAACCTTCGGAGTTCGTCCTTCAGCTCCGGAATCTGCGGGAGGTTGTTTCGAATCGCCCCCATGATGTTCTCCAGGCGCGCCATCCGTTGTGTCTCTTTGTCGGAGGCGATGTACTGATCGAGCGTCTCATAGGCGTTGCCATGATGGGATTCCAGAAACGGTCTTGCGGCGAGAAGGGCGGCGATCAAATCGGCCGGCTCGACATCGGGGGGAGAGGCCACCACAAACGTTCCATCGGAAAAGATGACGACCGCGTTCGACGGCCCCGCCGCAACCACTTTCTCGATTTTCTTCCCGTCGGCCGAACTCCAGTCGATCAGCCGTCCCGGAAAAGTTTTGGCGAAGGCGACCTTTTCGGCGTTGATCTTCCATTTTTTCTCGACGTATCGCTCGATCGCCTACCTCTCCACCGGAAGGCCGAGCCGCCGCCACGCCTCGAAGCCCCCCTCCATCGAGGAGACGTTTTCATAGCCCATCTTCTTTAAGACCTGCGCCGCGACGGCGCTCCGTCCGCCCGCCGCGCAGTAGAGGATGACCGGCTGCGTCGCATCTTTAAAATGCCGCTCCATCTCCATTTCCAAGATCCCGCGGGGGATGTTCCGGCTCTTCGGGACCCGTCCGGCCTGGAATTCGTCCCCCTCCCGGACATCGATCAGTGTGAATGCTTCTCCCCGCTCGATCTTCTCCTGGACATCTTTTACCTGGAGAAGCGGCACCTCCCGCTTCGCTTCCGCCACCAGATCCCGCCACATCTTCATTCTTGTCTTTCCTCCCTATCGCGATGAACCGAACGTTCAGACTAATCTATTTTGGCCCCTTTTTCAACCCGCGGGGATTAGGTGTCATGAATCATTTTTGCGCCGGCGCTTCGACCGTTTCACCCAGAAGACGCCCCAGGGCCGGCCGGCCGAAGAGGTTAAATCCCCGGGCCGCTTCAGGCGGGTGGCCCGCTACGCAGACGATCGGCTTCGACCCCGCCGCCCCCAGCACGAGCGGCTTTCCGGAACGCATCGGGACCCCCTTCACCACCGCGCCGGGCGCTCCCGCCGCATTGACGAGATCGACGGTGAAATCTCTCCCCCCGATCGCCGTCCCCCCGGAGATCACCACCATCTCGGCCTCCGCAAGGGCTTCCTTGAGCCGCTTTACGAAGAGATCGAAATCGTCTTTAATGATCCCTTTGAAAAGGGGGGTCCCCCCCGCCTCTTCAACCAGTGCCGAGAGGCCGAACGAATTGCAGTCCCAAATCGCGCCGGCCCGAAACGGCTCGGTCGGCGGAATCACTTCGTTACCCGACGAGAAAATCGCCACGCGCGGCCGCTTCGCCACGCTCACTTCCAGAATCCCTTGGCCGGCGAGAAGAAAAATGTCGGCCGGCGTGATCCGGCGCCCCTTTGCAAAGAGAAGACTCCCCTTCTTCCGGTCACACCCTTGCGTCTCGATATTTTCATTCTGCGCAAGCGGCCGGGTCAGCCGGATCCGGTCCCCCTCCTGAGTCACGTCCCACTGTTTGACGACGGCGAAGTCGCCGGCGGGGATGTAGCTGCCGGTCGTCACCCGCATCGCCTTTCCGGGCCCTAACCCCTTTGCCTCTCCGGCGCCGACCGGAATCTCCCCGACGACGTTAAACGTCACGGGCCGCTCAGCAGAGGCAGCGGCCGCCTCCGACGCAACCAGAACATATCCCTCCATGATCGAGCGGGAATAGGGGGGATCGTCGACCCCCGCCGTGACATCGGCCGCGAGGATACGCCCGCGCGCCGATGAAAGGGGGACCTTCTCCGCCCCCGAGACCCCTTGCGGGACCACCGCCAGAAAGCTCTCCAAGGCCGTTTGAACCGGATCGTCTTTTTGACTCATCATGACTCCTTACATCCCTTGTTGTGATTCCTGTATCAGGAAGAGAAATGCCACACCAGCCCCCCGAGCCCCCAAAGCAAGGCGATGAGGCCGTAGAAAAAGGCCCAGTACCGTTTCCCTCGGGCCGACGGAAGGAAATGGACCTCCGTGGAAAACCGCATGATCCATTTGAAGAATGAAAACTGATTCTCAAAATGATAGCTGATGAAGAAAAGAAAGGCGATCCCGATCATCACCAACGACGACAATAACATCGGACCCTCCCGGCCGGTTGGAACCCTCATTCATATCACGAAGCTCCCCGCTGGTTCAAGTCTAGCCCGGCCTTTGTGGGGGCAGGCACGGGGGCCTGCCCCCACAAAGGGACTCCTTTAGAATCTGTACACACTCTCAAATGTCATGGTGAAAAGGTCTTCATCGACACCGCCGGTTGTATCCTCCTCGATGTTGGTCCATATCCCCTCCAGGCGGAACTCGAGGTGATTGACCGGCTCGATGGAACCGCTCACCGTCCACTCGGAGATATCGACCGCCTCCGCCGGAAAGACGCCGATCCTCGGCGTCGCCAGGAAATACGCTCCGGCAAAATCGGAATCCTCGTCCGCGTTCACCTGTTCGTACCGGACCGTCAGGCCGTGCCGGAACGGTTCCTTGTGGGTATGATTCGCCGTGATCCCGAAGGCCTGGTTGCTTTCATCCATCGTATATTCAAAGCCGAGAAACGTCATCGGGACCGCCCAGCTTTTGGCGACGAAGTTATAAACGGTTCCATCCCCGTCATTTTCATCTTCCGTTCCATAGACCGCTCCCACGCGAAAGTCCACCCAGTCGCGGAGTTCGAAGCCAGCATCAAAACCGTAACTCCACTCCTCCGGCGCGTCATGCCACTCGTTTCCTTTAAAAGCCCCCAGGGAGAACGGCCCGGCCTCTCCGGCAACGCGGTACCCTGCAAAATTAACCGGTATCAACTCCGCCTGCAATGTCCGGCTGGTGGTGAGGCGCTCCGGCGCATCCTGAGGTTGAAGCCCCAGCGGCAGGTTCCAAACCCCTCCGGTCAGCTTCAAGCCGAATTCGGCTCCGAAAAGCGGGGTCCAGTCGAACCGGGCCTGTTCGATCCCGATCCCCTCCCCGTTGTTTTGGACCACCCCCTGCGCTTCCTCTCCGGTGGCGGGGATATTGAGATCGATCCGCCCGCTCAGCTCGGGCCAATTCTTCTCGACATCGAGCTCGGCGGTAATGTCGGTTCGATTCTTCAGAAGGTTGTCGCCGACCAACGGTTCGGCCCGCTCATTCTCAAAATTGTACCGATAACTCGCAAAACCGCCGATGAGCAGCGGATCCTCGGCCTGCGCCGACGGAACGCCGCTCACAAACGCCATACTGCCGGCCAAGAACAAGAAGAACGACGCTTTCGTCTTCGAACGGAACCGATCGAGTTGAAATGCGCTCATGATGAACTCCTTTCTCTTTTTTAGATGGCGTGAGATTCGCCCCGTAGAGAGCGAAAGGGGAAATAAATGTGCGAGCGGGATCATACCAAAGAAGGAATAAAAAGTCATCCCGAAACCGAGAACAAGAGGGAACGGAAGCGGGCCACCCTCCCTGGCTTGGCGAGCGGGATAAAACATTTGTATTTTGAATAAATTTTGGTTTATAGTAATACGCAATGATCCAAGGAGGAAGGATGGCGCTGACGGTCGGGATTTTATCGATTAAAGAACGAGGGATCGTGCCGGGCGAGGACCGGGTCACCAATGAGCTTTCGAAGATGATCACGGAAGCCGGCGGGGAGATCGTCGTGAAAGAGGTGATTACCAGCGAGGAAGAAAAGGTCCGGGACAAGCTGATCGAA contains:
- a CDS encoding (2Fe-2S) ferredoxin domain-containing protein yields the protein MSKYKYHLFICTNRRPAGDSKGCCATKGADDLRSFFKEEIANRGLKGVVRANQAGCLDTCAMGPSVVIYPEGVWYTVKNREDALEVIEKHLLKGEIVERLLMPRSWARG
- the miaB gene encoding tRNA (N6-isopentenyl adenosine(37)-C2)-methylthiotransferase MiaB gives rise to the protein MKVYLETYGCQMNEYDSELIRSILTPHGHEMTAAVEEAEVVLINTCAIRENAHRKIYGRLDILRPLKKEKKHFIVGVLGCMAQNLKEELFDHPVVSLVVGPDSYRALPRLIDEVIGTDRQEIEAYLSEYETYGDIAPTRVEGVNAWVAIMRGCDNFCTFCVVPYTRGRERSRSIENILGEVTSLAEKGYRQVTLLGQNVNSYRDEGRRFADLILKVADVPGIERVRFTSPHPKDFPKPLLEAIGSHPHICKHIHLPLQAGSDRILDLMARTYTRKEYLGLVEEIRRTIPEIALTTDIIVGFPTETEEDFQETVGLFKDCQFDSAYIFKYSERKGTIASRKYPDDVPSEVKTDRIVRLIDLQRAISLEKNREKIGRTLTVLIDGEAEKRPGHQMGKTEGNTTVVFPKTPFGPGTMVSVQIDNVSSGTLYGRPVGG
- a CDS encoding molybdopterin molybdotransferase MoeA, which encodes MSQKDDPVQTALESFLAVVPQGVSGAEKVPLSSARGRILAADVTAGVDDPPYSRSIMEGYVLVASEAAAASAERPVTFNVVGEIPVGAGEAKGLGPGKAMRVTTGSYIPAGDFAVVKQWDVTQEGDRIRLTRPLAQNENIETQGCDRKKGSLLFAKGRRITPADIFLLAGQGILEVSVAKRPRVAIFSSGNEVIPPTEPFRAGAIWDCNSFGLSALVEEAGGTPLFKGIIKDDFDLFVKRLKEALAEAEMVVISGGTAIGGRDFTVDLVNAAGAPGAVVKGVPMRSGKPLVLGAAGSKPIVCVAGHPPEAARGFNLFGRPALGRLLGETVEAPAQK
- the mtaB gene encoding tRNA (N(6)-L-threonylcarbamoyladenosine(37)-C(2))-methylthiotransferase MtaB is translated as MRSETRSAVDDTSSATDRLLQIFSPGKPTISFHTLGCRLNQSESASLGAGFYSAGYQVVDEKNEADLAVINTCSVTEQAEAKCRNLIRKILKQNPKTFIAVTGCYAQVGTDALRKMPGIDLIAGTEFKMDLPKLVEELLDGRPPAKRPTPMVFHTSKIGRNDFTIESYAAFDKATRPNIKIQDGCDFFCSFCIIPTTRGRERSRKQDDILLETSIWVARGHREIVLTGVNLGEYRSEGEDLADLIEALETIDGLHRIRISSIEPTTVSDRILDQMARGGKLCPYLHLPLQSGSDAVLSAMGRRYTRREYIDFVREATARVPNLGLGTDVMVGFPGEGEKEFAETLALIDSLPFSYLHVFPFSKRKGTRVTKMDLAPVPSKVIKERSRMLCDLSRQRRKAFYSGAIGGSVEVLFETRNEAGLFCGLTPNYIRVGVESDRDLSGRLGSVRIEAAADGLAIGKLIEEIR
- a CDS encoding lactonase family protein — its product is MKRVIVIFFAVVLCGLTACSDEGSRGGTGVAPIGGDQVGGDENAPIQVTPGETVVTTGTRQTFKAERTDGTDPAVRWEVQEGESGGSITPDGNYTAPGLPGVYHIVAVSLDDPAVRAIAEVEVITLPIISVAIEPAAVTLPPGGRFRFAATVSASDRTAVSWEIEEGTVGGSIDSDGNYTAPTAPGRYHVVATSVSDPTKRAEATAEVFPVEALAPRFAYSTNSASGDVSIFSVNPENGALAQIGSIPAGRDPYPIGVDPTGRFVYAGNFASNDISIYAIDPATGNLTARGSAPTGAGIYSINFDPSGRFAYSANENAADDVWIYRIDPETGVLTVLGTADAGISSVSVAIDPLGRFAYVANYSTNNVSMYRVDSESGLLTRLGEIGAGRAPISVAVHPSGAFVYVSHYDSDDVWSFRVDPATGRLTRSGVVPAGGQAFSIAVDPSGRFAYVANSATNDISIYRIDPESGTLSPLGAIRGGAGPRSITIDRSGRFVYVANLNSNNLSIFSIDQTTGLLTPFGQVAAGRQPRSVRVTTGPNLP
- a CDS encoding lysophospholipase, which translates into the protein MAAPSEDKTDSVGRIVCKGGTILHDATALSFSAVLPDPIEMVLVVVHGLSEHRGRYRRLQLDLAKEGFASYAYDQRGFGESDGSRTHMERYTDMLHDLKRVLDFVRETHPDRKVVILGHSFGGAVSAAFCIDYPNAADGLVLSAPAYDVPALPFRLRFIGALLNRLLPSRPVRYPSVPDWLSHDPAIGVAFRNDPLVQRAGTPRFYVEFGKMNDHLHQDAGKIVLPTLLLQGSQDRIVFPSGARALFERIGSAKKKILWYEGFYHEVFNEIGRERVIADVVGWLKETVR